The Romeriopsis navalis LEGE 11480 genome includes a region encoding these proteins:
- a CDS encoding GAF domain-containing sensor histidine kinase → MNQFTLDALLDAGTMDADEPSGDVSPQLQYQLQQQKALTKVITRIRSSLDFDTIFETSAVEVRALLQADRVAIFQFDPDQDWAGKFVAENQADGLDSALEQQVYDHCFSKRFLPLYQSGRASAIDNIYENGLQECHVKILARFQVKANLVTPIFKGTDLWGLLCIHQCTQPRHWQASEIEFASQLGEQLSVALQQSAYLQHMQAQALQLAHAVEREKTAERQQALANTIDLIRRSLDIPIIFQTATTELRRLLASERTVIYQFHPDWSGDFVAESVGTGWRYLVGKVPTIHDTYLQATQGGVYAEHQTSAVNDIYLAGHQPCHIELLESLEIRAYLIVPIFLGDRLWGLMAAYQHSAPRHWTKDDVTLMSQLSAQMGIALQQAELLEVTRAQTVELNQAFEEVQASQMQVIQNEKMASLGQLVAGVAHELNNPIGFIAGNLTHANGYVEDVMELLSLYQSTYPEATPEIQERVAEIDLSFLAVDLPKTLQSMKSGTERIRDLVVSLRNFSRLDEAAVKAVNLHDGIDSTLVILQHRLKAQTDRQPINLVKDYGDLPVIDCCAAQINQVFMNILGNAIDALEEALLRSDFGKEPTIGIQTRQMSDQVVRIELSNNGLPIPMLTQNRMFDPFFTTKPIGKGTGLGLSISYQIIVERHLGKLGCFTDAAERTVFWIELPISMTTETDEVVE, encoded by the coding sequence ATGAATCAATTTACGCTCGATGCCTTGTTGGATGCGGGCACGATGGATGCGGATGAACCGTCGGGTGATGTCTCGCCTCAACTGCAATACCAACTGCAACAACAAAAGGCACTGACAAAAGTTATTACACGGATTCGTTCGTCCTTGGACTTCGACACGATTTTTGAAACATCGGCGGTGGAAGTGCGGGCTTTGCTGCAAGCCGATCGGGTCGCAATTTTCCAGTTTGATCCCGATCAGGATTGGGCGGGGAAGTTTGTGGCGGAAAATCAGGCGGATGGCTTGGATTCGGCGCTGGAGCAACAGGTGTATGACCATTGTTTTAGTAAGCGCTTTCTGCCGCTTTATCAGTCTGGGCGGGCCAGTGCGATCGATAATATTTATGAGAATGGCTTACAAGAATGTCACGTTAAAATTCTGGCCCGATTTCAAGTCAAAGCGAATTTAGTCACGCCAATTTTTAAGGGAACGGATCTTTGGGGCCTACTCTGCATTCATCAATGTACCCAACCGCGCCATTGGCAGGCCTCAGAAATTGAGTTTGCGAGTCAATTGGGTGAACAATTGAGCGTTGCATTGCAGCAGAGCGCCTATCTCCAGCATATGCAGGCTCAGGCGTTGCAGTTAGCCCATGCCGTTGAGCGGGAGAAAACGGCGGAGCGGCAACAGGCGCTGGCGAACACGATCGACTTAATTCGGCGATCGTTGGATATTCCGATTATTTTTCAGACGGCGACGACGGAATTGCGCCGCCTATTAGCCTCAGAGCGCACCGTTATTTACCAGTTTCATCCCGACTGGAGCGGGGATTTTGTGGCGGAGTCGGTGGGGACTGGCTGGCGTTATCTCGTGGGTAAAGTGCCGACGATTCATGACACGTATTTACAGGCGACTCAAGGTGGCGTTTACGCTGAGCATCAGACGTCGGCCGTGAATGACATTTACTTGGCCGGTCATCAGCCCTGCCATATTGAGTTACTCGAAAGTTTGGAAATCCGCGCCTATCTAATTGTGCCAATTTTCCTGGGCGATCGTTTGTGGGGGTTGATGGCGGCGTATCAGCATTCGGCCCCACGTCATTGGACGAAGGATGATGTGACGTTAATGAGTCAGCTGAGTGCGCAGATGGGGATTGCTCTACAGCAGGCGGAGCTCCTGGAAGTAACGCGGGCGCAAACGGTGGAGCTGAATCAGGCGTTTGAGGAAGTACAGGCTTCGCAAATGCAGGTGATTCAGAATGAGAAGATGGCCAGTTTAGGGCAACTCGTGGCGGGTGTCGCGCACGAATTGAATAATCCCATTGGCTTTATTGCGGGGAATCTCACCCATGCGAATGGCTATGTTGAGGATGTGATGGAGTTGTTATCGCTCTATCAATCGACTTATCCTGAGGCAACGCCGGAGATTCAGGAACGGGTGGCGGAAATCGATCTGTCGTTTTTGGCGGTTGATCTACCGAAAACGTTGCAGTCGATGAAGAGTGGCACTGAGCGGATTCGGGATTTGGTGGTTTCGCTGCGCAATTTCTCGCGCTTGGACGAAGCCGCAGTGAAAGCGGTGAATTTGCACGATGGGATTGATAGTACGCTGGTGATTTTGCAACATCGGTTGAAGGCGCAGACCGATCGTCAGCCCATTAACTTAGTGAAGGACTATGGTGATTTGCCCGTGATTGATTGCTGTGCAGCCCAGATCAATCAGGTGTTTATGAATATCTTGGGTAATGCAATTGATGCTTTAGAAGAGGCGTTGCTGCGTTCCGACTTTGGTAAGGAACCGACGATTGGGATTCAGACGCGGCAGATGAGCGATCAAGTGGTGCGGATTGAGCTGAGCAATAATGGTTTGCCGATTCCGATGTTGACTCAAAATCGCATGTTTGATCCCTTCTTTACAACGAAGCCGATCGGCAAAGGTACGGGTTTAGGTTTATCGATCAGTTACCAAATCATTGTGGAACGGCATTTAGGGAAGCTGGGCTGCTTTACGGATGCGGCGGAGAGGACAGTCTTTTGGATTGAGTTGCCGATTAGTATGACAACAGAGACGGATGAAGTGGTTGAATAA
- the queG gene encoding tRNA epoxyqueuosine(34) reductase QueG, whose product MVADPQSFTQLIKQETRTIGFHQVGIVRVADWDAAAPQGLQSWLHQGYQASMGWMESPRRQDIYQIMPDVQSIICVALNYYTPTPRPTGAEYGKISRYGWGRDYHKVLHKKLKALSRWLEAQDPAIQTRYYADTGPIQDKVWAERAGIGWIAKNSNVINRKYGSWMFLGEILTNIALIPDQPHTQHCGTCTRCLDACPTQAIVEPFVVDANRCIAYHTIENREPALPADVELHGWVAGCDICQDVCPWNQRFAQETDVSDFQPYPWNVGPQLSELAALSQEEYDRRFPASALRRIRPDMMRRNAQANQPQGLD is encoded by the coding sequence ATGGTCGCAGACCCGCAGAGCTTCACACAACTGATTAAGCAGGAGACCCGGACGATTGGGTTTCATCAAGTGGGAATTGTCCGGGTTGCCGATTGGGATGCTGCTGCGCCTCAGGGGCTACAGTCGTGGCTGCATCAGGGTTACCAGGCGAGTATGGGCTGGATGGAAAGCCCGCGCCGGCAAGATATTTATCAAATTATGCCGGATGTGCAGTCGATTATCTGTGTGGCGTTGAATTATTACACCCCGACCCCGCGGCCTACGGGCGCGGAGTATGGCAAGATTTCGCGTTATGGCTGGGGGCGGGATTATCATAAGGTCTTGCATAAAAAGCTGAAGGCCCTGAGTCGCTGGTTAGAAGCGCAAGATCCAGCGATTCAAACCCGCTACTATGCGGATACGGGGCCAATTCAGGACAAAGTATGGGCGGAGCGGGCAGGCATTGGTTGGATTGCCAAAAATAGCAATGTGATTAATCGAAAATATGGTTCATGGATGTTCCTGGGCGAAATCCTCACGAATATTGCGTTAATTCCCGATCAACCCCATACACAGCATTGTGGCACCTGTACCCGCTGTTTGGATGCCTGTCCGACCCAAGCGATCGTTGAACCGTTTGTGGTAGATGCGAATCGTTGCATTGCCTATCATACGATCGAGAACCGGGAGCCAGCGTTGCCAGCGGATGTGGAATTACACGGTTGGGTCGCGGGTTGTGATATTTGCCAGGATGTCTGTCCGTGGAATCAGCGGTTTGCCCAGGAGACGGATGTGTCGGATTTTCAGCCTTACCCGTGGAATGTGGGGCCGCAGCTATCAGAGTTAGCAGCGTTGTCCCAGGAAGAATACGATCGGCGGTTTCCAGCGTCGGCCTTACGTCGAATTCGCCCTGATATGATGCGGCGGAATGCTCAAGCCAACCAACCTCAGGGGTTGGATTAG
- a CDS encoding Rrf2 family transcriptional regulator codes for MKLTTRGHYSVKALLDLTFQPNYGPASVNAIAQRQNLPAPFLEKLLIELRHAGLVRSVRGAHGGYQLAHAPNAISLGQILAAVGETIEPLPKHQRDTAQAEDWVTFAVWHRLHTKLHDVVNSISLEDLYFDARSWQAAQGADASFIV; via the coding sequence ATGAAGTTGACGACTCGCGGCCACTATAGCGTCAAGGCACTCCTCGATCTCACCTTTCAGCCCAACTACGGTCCCGCTTCTGTCAATGCGATTGCTCAGCGCCAAAATTTACCCGCACCATTTTTAGAAAAACTCCTGATTGAACTGCGCCATGCCGGTCTGGTGCGTTCAGTTCGGGGGGCCCACGGCGGCTACCAACTGGCCCATGCCCCCAATGCCATTTCCCTCGGCCAAATCTTAGCCGCCGTCGGCGAAACGATCGAACCACTGCCAAAACATCAACGTGACACGGCCCAAGCCGAAGATTGGGTCACCTTTGCTGTATGGCATCGCTTACATACGAAACTGCATGATGTGGTCAACAGCATTTCACTTGAAGATTTATATTTTGATGCCCGCAGTTGGCAAGCCGCTCAAGGTGCTGACGCTAGCTTTATTGTGTAA
- a CDS encoding ABC transporter substrate-binding protein, with the protein MNNLYDFFDRSLTQIRQLPQTITQSLRAIYRQRFRRIGLALLTCTIAFSLISCIAEPQSPLRIGYLIWPGYESLYLARDLGYYNEKSVRLVDHPSANEVIRSFRNHDLDIATLTMYEALLVAETNPQAKIVLVMDSSHGADVVLGQPEIKDIKDIQDKRIGVDSGALGAFMFTRAFEQASLDPKDAKVVVLGVSEHEAAFKNRNVDAIVTFEPTRSKLLATGANQLFDSSKIPGEILDVLVVHDEVIKNRSDLLQKIIDGHFKALKYMQENPEDAANRIAPREGVTPAQFLESLKGIRIPSIRENIAILERKDTASQQRVQRVSEFMKQKNLLRSPTSLSSLFDDQFVKRTAD; encoded by the coding sequence ATGAATAATTTGTATGATTTCTTTGACCGATCGCTCACTCAGATCCGTCAGTTACCGCAGACGATCACGCAATCGTTACGCGCCATCTACCGCCAACGCTTCCGCCGTATAGGATTGGCCCTGCTAACGTGTACGATCGCCTTTTCATTAATTAGCTGTATCGCCGAGCCGCAATCGCCCTTGCGGATTGGTTATTTGATTTGGCCTGGCTATGAAAGTCTTTATCTCGCTCGTGACTTAGGCTATTACAACGAAAAATCCGTCCGCCTCGTTGATCATCCATCCGCCAACGAGGTAATTCGGTCATTCCGCAACCATGACTTGGATATTGCGACCTTGACCATGTATGAAGCCTTACTCGTTGCTGAAACCAATCCCCAAGCCAAGATCGTCTTGGTCATGGATAGTTCCCACGGTGCCGACGTCGTGCTTGGCCAACCGGAAATTAAAGATATCAAAGATATTCAAGACAAGCGCATTGGCGTCGATTCCGGGGCACTCGGAGCATTTATGTTTACGCGTGCCTTTGAACAAGCCAGCTTAGATCCTAAAGATGCAAAGGTTGTGGTGCTAGGGGTTTCAGAACATGAAGCCGCATTCAAGAACCGGAATGTGGATGCGATTGTCACCTTTGAACCAACCCGATCAAAATTACTCGCAACCGGCGCCAATCAGCTGTTTGATAGTTCCAAAATTCCCGGTGAGATTCTCGACGTTTTAGTCGTCCACGATGAGGTGATCAAAAACCGCTCCGACCTGCTCCAAAAAATTATTGATGGTCACTTCAAAGCCTTGAAGTATATGCAGGAAAACCCCGAAGATGCGGCAAATCGCATTGCGCCCCGTGAAGGCGTCACCCCCGCCCAGTTCCTAGAATCGCTCAAAGGCATTCGCATTCCCAGTATTCGGGAAAACATCGCCATTCTAGAACGCAAAGATACCGCCTCCCAGCAACGGGTTCAACGGGTGTCGGAGTTTATGAAACAGAAAAATTTGCTGCGTTCACCAACTTCGCTTAGTAGCTTGTTTGACGATCAATTTGTCAAACGCACTGCTGACTAA
- a CDS encoding ATP-binding protein — protein MPTKHFPLPLRFSIPMVLVLFGGLISAFSFQREVAYSNSRAERQTLAEAKFAADQTSSSLEYLFRKGDVEGANLVVSKLGGNQMLRFAALVDEKDQILLSTKYELRDSPIQQTPLRPLVPAVQKVRYSLAGETFLTEGNNVVRSIYPVTLGAKQGEIRPSKVGSLVIEYDLTEVKQRANSNALQRSMESTVVLVLLSIGVWFLFERTVTRRAHLLERTSEQFAQGNLGVRTELSGSDEIAQISSAFDRMAERIQINQQELKNLADRRALFNQLAAQIRESLELDQVLNTSVQAIRQLFNIDRCKFLWYQVDGEIKEFKLSCVSTDISQATKLSYYPIQELPTLQEKFLKPEIFRLDNLETDQQLSEADRGLLLMNGFKSLLCTAVHTHSNGIGIIVCEHFQNQHTWSDDEVELLATVADQLAIAISQADLYQSSRNSAGTAAMQANKLQNTLAELQQTQAQLIHTEKMSSLGQLVAGVAHEINNPVSFIYGNLECAKDYLDNLLFLVDLYEKSYPEGNSTITTFTERMDLPFVIEDFPKLMESMKMGAERIRQIVLSLRDFSRLDEAEYKTVNIHDGLDSTVMMLKHRLKNQSDRGEIGVIREYREIPPITCHAGQLNQVFMNIIANAIDAIDEQHNRRQREADNDPVQITIETSLTDDEHARISIRDNGPGIPETVKQKLFDPFFTTKEIGKGTGLGLSISYQIVTEKHAGRLVCLSTVGEGTEFQIDIPLNVEQQVKERQQAAAALGESPVISQEPAISP, from the coding sequence ATGCCTACTAAGCATTTTCCGCTTCCACTCCGGTTCTCCATCCCCATGGTACTCGTACTATTTGGGGGCCTCATCAGTGCGTTCTCCTTCCAACGTGAAGTGGCATATTCCAACAGCCGGGCCGAGCGACAAACACTTGCAGAAGCAAAATTTGCCGCCGATCAAACGTCCAGCAGCTTAGAGTATCTCTTTCGGAAAGGCGATGTTGAAGGCGCCAATTTAGTCGTCAGTAAATTGGGCGGCAACCAGATGCTGCGGTTCGCAGCACTGGTCGATGAAAAAGATCAAATACTGTTGTCAACCAAATACGAACTGCGCGATTCTCCGATCCAACAAACCCCCCTACGGCCGCTTGTTCCCGCCGTTCAGAAAGTTCGCTATTCCCTGGCCGGTGAAACTTTTTTGACCGAAGGCAATAATGTTGTCCGTAGCATTTACCCCGTGACGTTGGGAGCGAAACAAGGCGAAATTCGGCCCTCAAAGGTCGGCTCACTGGTGATCGAATATGATTTGACTGAGGTGAAACAGCGGGCTAATAGTAATGCCCTGCAACGATCGATGGAATCCACGGTCGTACTCGTCTTGTTATCGATTGGCGTTTGGTTTTTGTTTGAGCGCACAGTTACCCGCCGGGCCCACTTGCTCGAACGCACCAGTGAACAATTCGCCCAAGGCAACTTAGGCGTCCGCACCGAATTAAGCGGCAGTGATGAAATTGCCCAAATTTCCTCGGCGTTTGATCGCATGGCCGAGCGCATTCAAATCAACCAGCAGGAACTCAAAAACCTTGCCGATCGCCGGGCTTTATTTAATCAACTGGCCGCCCAAATTCGCGAATCGTTGGAATTGGATCAGGTGCTTAACACCTCGGTTCAAGCAATTCGTCAGCTATTTAATATCGATCGCTGTAAATTTCTTTGGTATCAAGTTGATGGCGAGATCAAGGAATTCAAACTCAGTTGCGTTTCCACGGATATTAGCCAAGCCACAAAACTCAGCTATTACCCGATTCAAGAACTCCCCACACTCCAGGAAAAATTCTTAAAACCTGAAATTTTTCGCTTAGACAACCTCGAAACCGATCAACAACTGAGTGAGGCCGATCGCGGCCTGCTCTTAATGAATGGCTTTAAGTCACTCCTTTGCACTGCTGTACATACTCATTCCAATGGGATTGGGATTATTGTCTGTGAACATTTCCAAAATCAGCACACTTGGTCTGACGATGAAGTCGAACTGCTGGCCACTGTCGCGGACCAATTAGCGATCGCCATTAGCCAAGCCGACCTTTACCAATCCAGTCGCAACTCTGCTGGCACCGCCGCCATGCAGGCCAACAAACTCCAAAATACCCTCGCCGAACTGCAGCAAACCCAGGCCCAACTCATTCATACGGAAAAAATGTCGAGCCTCGGTCAACTCGTTGCAGGTGTGGCCCACGAAATTAATAACCCCGTCAGTTTTATCTATGGCAATTTGGAATGTGCCAAGGATTATTTAGACAACCTCTTATTTCTTGTCGATCTATACGAAAAAAGCTATCCCGAAGGCAATAGCACGATCACAACCTTCACCGAGCGGATGGATCTCCCATTTGTGATCGAAGACTTCCCAAAACTGATGGAATCGATGAAAATGGGGGCCGAACGGATTCGGCAAATTGTCCTCTCACTGCGTGACTTCTCGCGGTTAGATGAAGCCGAATATAAGACGGTGAATATCCACGATGGCCTCGACAGCACCGTTATGATGCTGAAACACCGGCTGAAGAATCAGTCCGATCGCGGTGAAATTGGTGTGATTCGAGAATACCGTGAAATTCCGCCGATCACCTGTCATGCCGGCCAGTTAAATCAGGTCTTTATGAATATCATCGCCAACGCGATCGACGCGATCGATGAACAACATAATCGCCGCCAACGTGAAGCGGACAATGATCCAGTACAAATCACAATCGAGACCAGCCTCACTGATGACGAACATGCACGCATTAGCATTCGCGATAATGGCCCTGGGATTCCAGAAACCGTCAAACAAAAACTATTTGACCCCTTCTTCACCACCAAGGAAATTGGCAAAGGCACTGGACTCGGCCTATCAATTAGCTACCAGATCGTCACCGAGAAACATGCTGGCCGACTGGTTTGTCTCTCAACCGTAGGCGAAGGCACAGAATTTCAAATTGATATTCCGCTGAATGTCGAACAACAGGTGAAGGAACGCCAACAAGCCGCCGCGGCCCTGGGAGAAAGCCCGGTAATTAGCCAAGAGCCAGCGATTTCGCCCTAG
- a CDS encoding IS630 family transposase (programmed frameshift) produces the protein MPSPYSLDLRHKALEAIDQGQKKLHVSRMFNVSRNTLDLWLKRREQTGSAAPKTQFRRGPEPKITDLEAFQRFVEMHGHLTAEAMAALWPEPISDVTLGKALKRLTLREKKTYGYRERDEAQRQVFQQQLAHYQPHQLVYVDEAGVDDRHDYPYGYCHRSERFYALKLGHRTQRISMVSGWCERQIVAPMIFQGDCNQALIEVWVEQMLVPVLKPGQVVVMDNASFHKSARMRQLIEQVGCQLLFLPPYSPDLNKIEKFWARLKHYLGQHLQPFDCLWDAVDEAFRALS, from the exons ATGCCGTCACCCTACAGTTTAGACCTGCGTCATAAAGCGCTAGAAGCGATTGATCAGGGGCAGAAGAAATTGCATGTCAGCCGCATGTTTAATGTCAGTCGGAATACGCTGGACCTGTGGTTAAAGCGCCGCGAGCAGACTGGTTCAGCGGCACCGAAGACCCAGTTTCGGCGGGGACCAGAGCCGAAAATCACGGATCTTGAGGCATTTCAACGCTTTGTTGAAATGCATGGCCATCTCACGGCGGAAGCGATGGCCGCACTGTGGCCGGAACCGATTAGTGATGTGACGCTTGGCAAAGCGCTGAAACGG TTAACTTTACGAGAAAAAAAGACCTATGGGTACCGCGAAAGGGATGAAGCACAGCGCCAAGTGTTTCAACAACAACTGGCTCATTATCAACCGCATCAGTTGGTCTACGTGGATGAAGCGGGGGTGGATGACCGGCACGATTATCCCTATGGTTACTGTCACCGTTCCGAACGCTTCTACGCATTGAAACTGGGGCATCGCACCCAACGTATCAGTATGGTGTCCGGCTGGTGTGAACGTCAGATTGTGGCCCCGATGATTTTTCAGGGCGATTGCAACCAGGCGTTGATCGAAGTCTGGGTCGAGCAGATGCTGGTTCCGGTACTCAAACCGGGACAGGTGGTGGTGATGGATAATGCCAGCTTTCACAAGTCGGCACGGATGCGGCAATTGATTGAACAAGTCGGGTGTCAGCTCTTATTTTTGCCACCCTATTCACCTGACTTGAATAAGATTGAGAAGTTCTGGGCACGACTGAAACACTACCTGGGCCAGCACTTACAACCGTTTGACTGCCTCTGGGATGCCGTCGATGAAGCGTTTCGCGCATTGTCCTAA
- a CDS encoding UPF0182 family membrane protein, with product MKYRAKLLALAAVLLVLVIVALKPFVHLITESWWFDAIGFASIFWQRWRWQVLIWLTTFLGYGLFLWGNYWLAMHHTRQQPIRLFDDQSLESLSETVVHVCVAAVVGLISVTIAGMSADTWDTILKFLNATQFGQQDPVFQRDLGFYIFQLPFYEGLQRWLFSLVAISLLTVGLVYLLKGVIATNQRGAMQIQPRIKRHLTLLLCLLLFLLGWQFWLDRYALLYQSGGVVFGIGYTDRYARLLANQIMSLACATVAVLLLLNLRRRNFSLELRSGLALLLLMGVVHGGLPWFMQQFLVSPTELLKEKPFLANNIKLTQAAYDLSAVQQEQYQPQAKLTRQSIQANADTIRNIRLWDYRPLLSTYRQLQEIRLYYKFSDVDIDRYTFNDTYQQIVLSAREMSHERLPTEAQTWVNQHLKYTHGYGLAMSPVNQVSSDGLPEFYVKNIPPASNVKLDIAQPEIYYGEETDSYIFTGMTTDEFDYPLSSTNAFTRYDGMGGVKIPTFWQRLLYAYDLKSLQILISNYFAPSAKIHYYRSIKQRIEHVAPFLKYDHDPYLVIADGHLQWVMDAYTTSEYYPYSQPFRQSKEVESILQDDQQRALVDDNLNYIRNSVKVVVDAYDGSLKFFVADEADPVIQTYRKIFPQLFTGIEDVSPALREHFRYPMDLFKIQMQMYLTYHMNDPEVFYNREDQWRFPKQVYEDSDVLVTPYYVIMRLPQEQQPEFLMIQPFTPVNKENMVAWIAARSNGNGAGKLLLYEFPKQSLVYGPRQIESRIDQSPNISQQFTLWSQAGSRVIRGDLLVIPIDESLLYIEPIYLRAEQSELPQLKRVIVAYDRSVVMEDSLDKALAAVFGPEQVTPLPQNNPPPGGAAAQSSPAPKPSIPAVEPTVKPTPTAAPAAKPSIPAVEPSAKPTPTAAPSPKKPLSPNAKAALDRYRKAQAALQKGDWEEYGRQQKALEKLLKKLQ from the coding sequence ATGAAATATCGGGCGAAATTGCTGGCCCTGGCAGCTGTGCTGTTGGTGTTGGTAATCGTTGCGCTAAAGCCCTTTGTCCACCTGATTACAGAGTCATGGTGGTTTGATGCGATCGGTTTTGCATCGATTTTTTGGCAACGTTGGCGCTGGCAGGTGTTGATTTGGCTGACGACGTTTTTGGGCTATGGCCTGTTTCTGTGGGGAAATTATTGGCTGGCGATGCATCATACGCGGCAGCAGCCGATTCGTCTGTTTGATGATCAATCTTTGGAATCCCTCTCAGAGACGGTTGTGCACGTTTGTGTGGCCGCTGTTGTGGGTTTGATTTCCGTGACGATTGCCGGCATGAGTGCCGATACCTGGGATACGATTCTCAAATTTCTGAATGCGACCCAATTTGGACAGCAGGATCCGGTATTCCAACGTGATCTTGGCTTCTATATATTTCAGCTACCGTTTTATGAAGGATTGCAGCGCTGGCTGTTTAGTCTCGTCGCGATTTCTCTGCTGACGGTTGGGTTGGTTTACCTGCTAAAGGGTGTGATCGCGACGAATCAGCGGGGAGCGATGCAGATTCAACCCAGGATCAAGCGGCATTTAACCCTGTTACTGTGCTTGCTATTGTTCTTGTTGGGTTGGCAATTTTGGCTTGATCGCTATGCCTTGCTTTATCAGTCGGGCGGTGTGGTCTTTGGCATTGGCTATACCGATCGGTATGCGCGGCTCCTGGCGAATCAGATAATGAGCTTGGCTTGCGCCACGGTAGCGGTCTTGTTGTTGTTGAATCTGCGGCGGCGCAATTTTAGCTTAGAGCTGCGGAGTGGTTTGGCCTTGCTGCTGCTCATGGGGGTTGTGCATGGGGGGTTGCCTTGGTTTATGCAGCAGTTTCTAGTCTCGCCGACGGAGCTATTAAAAGAGAAACCGTTTCTGGCGAACAACATTAAACTGACCCAGGCGGCCTATGATTTGAGCGCGGTGCAGCAGGAGCAATACCAACCCCAGGCAAAGCTGACGCGCCAATCTATTCAAGCCAATGCCGATACGATTCGCAATATTCGCCTTTGGGACTATCGGCCCCTATTGAGCACTTATCGTCAGCTCCAAGAAATCCGGCTTTACTATAAGTTTAGCGACGTGGATATCGATCGCTACACATTTAATGATACCTACCAGCAAATCGTACTCTCGGCTCGTGAGATGTCCCATGAGCGGTTGCCAACCGAAGCCCAAACCTGGGTCAATCAGCATTTGAAATATACCCATGGCTATGGTTTAGCCATGAGCCCGGTGAATCAAGTTAGTTCGGATGGCTTGCCGGAGTTTTATGTCAAAAATATCCCCCCAGCTTCCAATGTCAAACTGGATATCGCTCAGCCAGAGATTTATTACGGTGAGGAGACGGATAGCTACATCTTCACGGGGATGACCACGGATGAATTTGATTATCCGTTGAGTAGTACCAATGCGTTCACCCGTTACGACGGTATGGGGGGAGTCAAAATCCCCACATTCTGGCAGCGTTTGCTCTATGCCTATGATCTCAAAAGTCTGCAAATTCTGATCTCCAACTATTTTGCTCCGAGTGCGAAGATTCACTACTACCGCTCGATTAAGCAACGGATTGAGCATGTTGCGCCCTTTCTCAAATATGATCATGACCCATATTTGGTGATTGCCGATGGCCATTTGCAATGGGTGATGGATGCTTATACGACGAGCGAGTATTATCCCTACTCGCAGCCGTTCCGCCAATCGAAAGAGGTCGAAAGTATTCTGCAGGACGATCAGCAGCGGGCCTTAGTGGATGACAATCTCAACTACATTCGGAACTCCGTCAAAGTGGTGGTTGATGCTTATGATGGCAGCCTGAAATTTTTTGTTGCCGATGAAGCGGACCCGGTGATTCAAACCTATCGCAAGATTTTCCCGCAGTTATTTACCGGGATTGAAGATGTCTCCCCTGCGCTCCGTGAACATTTTCGTTATCCGATGGATTTGTTCAAGATTCAGATGCAGATGTATCTGACCTACCATATGAACGATCCAGAGGTGTTTTATAACCGGGAAGACCAGTGGCGGTTTCCCAAGCAGGTTTACGAAGATAGTGATGTCTTGGTCACGCCCTACTATGTGATTATGCGTTTGCCTCAGGAGCAGCAGCCAGAATTCCTGATGATTCAGCCGTTTACACCGGTGAATAAAGAAAATATGGTGGCTTGGATTGCCGCCCGATCGAATGGCAATGGGGCAGGTAAATTGTTGCTTTATGAGTTCCCGAAGCAGTCGTTGGTGTATGGCCCCCGCCAAATTGAATCGCGGATTGATCAATCGCCGAATATTTCACAGCAGTTTACGCTGTGGAGTCAAGCCGGTTCACGGGTGATTCGCGGGGATTTGTTGGTGATTCCGATCGATGAGTCACTGCTCTATATTGAGCCGATCTATTTGCGGGCAGAGCAAAGCGAACTACCGCAATTGAAGCGTGTGATTGTGGCCTACGATCGCTCCGTGGTGATGGAAGACTCATTGGATAAAGCCCTTGCGGCAGTGTTTGGGCCGGAGCAAGTGACGCCACTACCGCAGAACAATCCGCCGCCAGGCGGAGCGGCGGCTCAATCTTCACCAGCGCCGAAACCATCGATTCCGGCGGTTGAACCAACGGTAAAACCAACCCCAACCGCCGCGCCAGCAGCGAAACCATCGATTCCGGCAGTTGAGCCGTCGGCAAAACCGACCCCGACCGCCGCACCATCGCCGAAGAAGCCACTATCACCGAATGCGAAAGCTGCCCTCGATCGCTATCGTAAAGCCCAAGCGGCTTTGCAAAAGGGGGACTGGGAAGAGTATGGACGCCAACAAAAAGCGTTGGAGAAACTGTTGAAGAAACTCCAATGA